The following are encoded in a window of Phaseolus vulgaris cultivar G19833 chromosome 3, P. vulgaris v2.0, whole genome shotgun sequence genomic DNA:
- the LOC137807561 gene encoding uncharacterized protein isoform X1: MSAIIVCGKRSALFQELPPKRIRCCSSSSPVRLSPSSLLLHLAAFFPDMDNHLLEKALEDCGNDIDSAIRSLNQLRLGAPPPPSLHSTPIASDATLQSQVGEGRYDAEVSASEDSVAGKNYPTNGAEWVELFVKEMMNASNVDDAKARASRMLEALEKSICMRASVETERNFHQENTVLKEQMEALVQENVILKRAICIQHERQKEYEDRDVELQQLKQLVSQYQEQVKALEVNNYALTMHLKQAEQSSSIPGRFHPDVF, encoded by the exons ATGTCTGCGATCATAGTGTGCGGGAAGAGATCAGCGTTGTTCCAAGAGCTTCCCCCAAAGAGGATCCgttgttgttcttcttcttccccGGTTCGCCTCTCTCCCTCTTCCCTCCTCCTCCACCTCGCCGCCTTCTTCCCTGACATGGATAACCACCTCCTGGAGAAAGCCCTCGAAGATTGCGGCAACGACATCGACTCCGCTATCAGAAGCTTAAATCAGCTCCGCTTAGGAGCACCACCACCTCCTTCTCTTCATTCCACTCCCATTGCATCTGATGCTACTCTTCAATCGCAAG TAGGTGAAGGGCGATATGATGCAGAAGTTTCAGCTTCTGAGGATTCAGTTGCTGGAAAAAATTATCCCACAAATGGTGCTGAATGGGTGGAACTTTTTGttaaagaaatgatgaatgcTTCAAACGTGGATGACGCCAAAGCTCGAGCGTCAAGAATGTTAGAGGCTTTGGAGAAGTCAATTTGCATGAGAGCAAGTGTTGAAACAGAGCGAAACTTCCACCAG GAAAATACTGTGCTGAAGGAACAAATGGAGGCTCTCGTTCAAGAAAATGTGATTCTGAAGCGTGCTATCTGTATTCAGCACGAACGCCAAAAAGAATATGAAGACAGAGATGTAGAGTTGCAGCAATTGAAGCAATTAGTGTCACAGTACCAGGAGCAGGTGAAAGCTTTAGAGGTAAATAATTATGCATTGACAATGCACCTAAAGCAGGCAGAGCAAAGCAGTTCCATCCCTGGACGTTTTCATCCAGATGTTTTCTAG
- the LOC137807561 gene encoding uncharacterized protein isoform X2: MSAIIVCGKRSALFQELPPKRIRCCSSSSPVRLSPSSLLLHLAAFFPDMDNHLLEKALEDCGNDIDSAIRSLNQLRLGAPPPPSLHSTPIASDATLQSQGEGRYDAEVSASEDSVAGKNYPTNGAEWVELFVKEMMNASNVDDAKARASRMLEALEKSICMRASVETERNFHQENTVLKEQMEALVQENVILKRAICIQHERQKEYEDRDVELQQLKQLVSQYQEQVKALEVNNYALTMHLKQAEQSSSIPGRFHPDVF, from the exons ATGTCTGCGATCATAGTGTGCGGGAAGAGATCAGCGTTGTTCCAAGAGCTTCCCCCAAAGAGGATCCgttgttgttcttcttcttccccGGTTCGCCTCTCTCCCTCTTCCCTCCTCCTCCACCTCGCCGCCTTCTTCCCTGACATGGATAACCACCTCCTGGAGAAAGCCCTCGAAGATTGCGGCAACGACATCGACTCCGCTATCAGAAGCTTAAATCAGCTCCGCTTAGGAGCACCACCACCTCCTTCTCTTCATTCCACTCCCATTGCATCTGATGCTACTCTTCAATCGCAAG GTGAAGGGCGATATGATGCAGAAGTTTCAGCTTCTGAGGATTCAGTTGCTGGAAAAAATTATCCCACAAATGGTGCTGAATGGGTGGAACTTTTTGttaaagaaatgatgaatgcTTCAAACGTGGATGACGCCAAAGCTCGAGCGTCAAGAATGTTAGAGGCTTTGGAGAAGTCAATTTGCATGAGAGCAAGTGTTGAAACAGAGCGAAACTTCCACCAG GAAAATACTGTGCTGAAGGAACAAATGGAGGCTCTCGTTCAAGAAAATGTGATTCTGAAGCGTGCTATCTGTATTCAGCACGAACGCCAAAAAGAATATGAAGACAGAGATGTAGAGTTGCAGCAATTGAAGCAATTAGTGTCACAGTACCAGGAGCAGGTGAAAGCTTTAGAGGTAAATAATTATGCATTGACAATGCACCTAAAGCAGGCAGAGCAAAGCAGTTCCATCCCTGGACGTTTTCATCCAGATGTTTTCTAG
- the LOC137807562 gene encoding calmodulin-like protein 3, with product MDLATLLLAVVFIAGLINIFFHVPNNKITTCLQNFLPNNVFKTKTTLAPPPTTKEEHGSSRKKKELERVFSTFDKNGDGFITKQELRESLRNIGIFMTEKEVDDIVVKYDSNGDGLIDLEEFCLLTSECMGGNKEGGGEKEGGVGMEGEEEDEEVNLKEAFDVFDKDNDGLISVEELALVLTSLGLNEGRKTEECKEMIKKVDMDGDGMVNFKEFKRMMMKGPKLNA from the coding sequence ATGGATCTGGCTACACTGTTACTAGCCGTGGTTTTCATTGCTGGCCTCATAAATATCTTCTTTCACGTACCCAACAACAAGATCACTACGTGCCTTCAAAATTTCCTCCCCAACAATGTTTTCAAAACCAAAACCACCCTCGCTCCTCCACCAACGACCAAGGAGGAGCACGGTTCCtcgaggaagaagaaagagctTGAAAGGGTGTTTTCCACTTTCGACAAAAACGGTGACGGGTTCATAACGAAGCAGGAGCTGAGGGAATCCCTGAGGAACATCGGAATCTTTATGACAGAGAAAGAGGTGGATGATATTGTTGTGAAGTACGATTCCAACGGGGATGGATTGATCGATCTTGAAGAGTTTTGCTTGCTGACAAGTGAGTGCATGGGAGGGAATAAAGAAGGAGGGGGTGAGAAAGAGGGTGGTGTTGGGATGGAaggggaagaagaagatgaggaGGTTAATCTAAAGGAGGCTTTTGATGTGTTTGACAAGGACAATGATGGGCTTATTTCGGTGGAGGAGCTAGCTTTGGTGCTTACTTCGTTGGGGTTGAATGAAGGGAGAAAGACTGAAGAGTGCAAAGAGATGATTAAGAAGGTTGACATGGATGGAGATGGTATGGTCAATTTCAAAGAGTTCAAGAGAATGATGATGAAGGGACCAAAACTTAATGCATAG